From Rudanella lutea DSM 19387, a single genomic window includes:
- a CDS encoding transketolase, producing MTLTNTAALSGELRLKVLSLYHAANAGHIGCSLSCIDLMIATLVQRKREQDTFLLSKGHAAAALYACLHHLGEISDETLATYYKNGTTLPAHPAPNQHKGIPFATGSLGHGLPIGTGIAHAGKLLNDNSRVFVLMSDGETNEGTTWEAAHFAIQYQLDNLIMLIDKNGLQGFGNTGDVLGDTASAATWEAIGFETVEVDGHDVEAIGAAIDALTAVPNGRPKAIIAHTVKGKGVSYMENRLEWHYLPMTPAQYEEAVGDVSSTYLGARSEE from the coding sequence ATGACACTCACTAACACGGCCGCTCTATCCGGCGAACTGCGACTCAAAGTGCTGAGTCTGTACCATGCAGCCAATGCCGGGCATATTGGGTGCTCCCTCAGTTGCATCGACCTGATGATTGCCACCCTGGTGCAGCGCAAACGCGAGCAGGACACGTTTCTACTGTCGAAAGGTCATGCTGCGGCTGCCCTCTACGCCTGTCTGCATCATCTCGGCGAGATTTCGGACGAGACGCTGGCTACCTATTATAAAAACGGCACCACCCTGCCCGCGCACCCGGCTCCCAATCAGCACAAGGGCATTCCGTTTGCAACGGGTTCGCTGGGGCACGGCCTGCCCATTGGCACCGGAATAGCCCACGCGGGCAAACTCCTGAACGACAATAGCCGGGTGTTTGTACTCATGTCGGACGGCGAAACCAACGAAGGCACCACCTGGGAGGCTGCTCACTTCGCCATTCAGTATCAACTCGACAACCTGATCATGCTGATCGACAAGAACGGGCTTCAGGGCTTTGGCAATACGGGCGACGTGCTGGGCGATACCGCTTCGGCCGCGACCTGGGAGGCCATTGGCTTTGAAACGGTTGAGGTTGACGGACACGACGTGGAGGCCATCGGGGCCGCCATCGACGCGCTCACGGCCGTTCCGAACGGACGCCCGAAGGCCATTATTGCCCATACCGTTAAAGGCAAAGGGGTGTCGTACATGGAAAACCGGCTCGAATGGCACTACCTCCCCATGACCCCCGCGCAGTACGAAGAGGCCGTGGGCGATGTGTCTTCAACGTATTTAGGAGCGAGAAGTGAGGAGTGA